Genomic DNA from bacterium:
GCGCGAATGGCGCGCCCAGAAAGCGAAAGACCAGGGGATCCCGCCCTACATCATCTGCACCAACCGTGAGCTGGCACAGGTCGTCCGCACCCGCCCGCGCACCGTCAGCAAGCTCGGCGAGATCGAAGGCTTCGGCAGTGCGAAACTGAAAAAATACGGGAAGGATATCGTGTCTTACCTGATGGGTACAGCGGAAAGCCCGTCCCCTCCGACCGAGAAGGAGCCTGACGCTGATGACCGCAACGACTGACGATTTGCCGATCTTCACCAAGTGGCTGGAGTTCCTCAACTGGCTGCTGCCGACCACCGAGAAGTTTCCCAAGAAGGTCCGTTTCACGCTCTCGCAGCGCATCGACAACCTCGCGCTCGACGTCGTCGAAGATCTCGTGGAAGCCCGCTACAGCCGCCAAAAACTGGAACATCTGCGGCGGGCCAACCTCCGACTGGAAAAGCTCCGGGTCCTCCTGCGCGTCAGCCATCATCACAAACACCTGCCGAGCCGGCAGTACGAACACTCGATGCGCGTCCTCTACGACGTCGG
This window encodes:
- the avd gene encoding diversity-generating retroelement protein Avd, which translates into the protein MTATTDDLPIFTKWLEFLNWLLPTTEKFPKKVRFTLSQRIDNLALDVVEDLVEARYSRQKLEHLRRANLRLEKLRVLLRVSHHHKHLPSRQYEHSMRVLYDVGSMLGGWRKSQEKKR